In the Leptospira sp. WS4.C2 genome, one interval contains:
- a CDS encoding adenylate/guanylate cyclase domain-containing protein: MKTILLKLRTLFSKDSHSHGELQFPIRFKLLLITSVVLLVSMSGIIFLASYFFRKDSEVRVKENNIKINEILSLKVKSDLHSIKQDVHITASAILRNPNSANAIAKELFEEDQNFLLIGAYDVSLTPKFEALNDEFLQKYDYQKSEVKGLLRIIQPKLKKAFSGTTVIWNASPHFRHPILCLSFPLSESKDTHTILVTLVRLDSLLDAFQTSGPVETFLVSEDGSVLAHPDAKVVLSGINLNDLPIVERMKKSTVDNGQFRYESKDGVSYLGSFKKLGLGGVGVISQVREAKIFEEVNNIQKRNVYILIVSLALSFIVVYIFAKSLSTPILKLVDASEEIRRGNYHIELHATTHDEIGTLTKSFVSMGRGLEEREKLKDSFGRFVNQDIAELAAKGKLSLGGQRKYCTIFFSDIRSFTAISEKLQPEEVVEFLNQYMTEMVKCVQETGGTVDKFIGDAIMATWGALRDSKQHAKSSIEAALRMRDKLIEFNKGRGTIKKPIIKIGCGINTGYVIAGQIGSSDKMEYTVIGDSVNLASRVESLNKETHTDILITETTYQEIKSDYHVLSMGEIELKGKSKAQKVYAVLGRKTDPHYPKNLSELQKLVGITVVKKGKK, encoded by the coding sequence ATGAAAACGATATTGCTAAAACTCCGTACCCTCTTTTCCAAGGACTCCCACTCTCATGGAGAATTGCAGTTTCCAATTCGCTTCAAACTCCTACTCATCACCTCAGTCGTTTTACTTGTTTCTATGTCGGGAATCATCTTTCTCGCTTCTTATTTTTTCAGAAAAGATAGTGAGGTTCGAGTTAAAGAAAACAATATCAAAATCAATGAAATCCTGTCCTTAAAAGTAAAATCAGACTTACATTCGATAAAACAAGATGTTCACATTACGGCTTCTGCGATTCTTAGAAATCCAAATTCAGCTAACGCCATCGCAAAAGAGTTATTTGAAGAAGACCAAAACTTTCTATTAATTGGTGCCTATGATGTAAGTTTGACTCCTAAATTTGAAGCGTTGAATGATGAGTTTCTTCAAAAATATGATTATCAAAAGTCGGAAGTAAAGGGATTACTCCGAATCATCCAACCAAAACTGAAAAAAGCATTTAGTGGTACTACTGTTATCTGGAATGCAAGTCCTCATTTCCGCCACCCCATCCTTTGTCTTAGTTTTCCACTTTCAGAATCTAAAGACACACATACAATTCTTGTAACTTTAGTCAGACTCGATAGTTTATTGGATGCTTTCCAAACCTCAGGTCCAGTTGAGACATTCCTCGTGAGTGAAGATGGAAGTGTGTTAGCACATCCGGATGCAAAAGTAGTTTTATCGGGCATCAACCTGAATGATCTACCGATTGTGGAACGGATGAAAAAGTCCACAGTTGATAATGGTCAGTTTCGTTATGAATCCAAAGATGGTGTTTCTTACCTTGGATCATTCAAAAAATTAGGACTCGGTGGTGTTGGTGTGATCTCTCAAGTCCGAGAAGCAAAGATTTTTGAAGAAGTTAATAATATTCAAAAACGAAATGTTTACATATTAATTGTTTCTTTGGCTTTATCTTTTATAGTTGTTTATATTTTTGCTAAATCGTTATCAACACCCATACTAAAGTTAGTGGATGCCTCAGAAGAAATTAGAAGAGGTAACTATCATATTGAACTTCATGCAACTACTCACGATGAAATTGGCACTCTAACCAAATCGTTTGTGAGTATGGGGCGAGGATTGGAGGAACGAGAAAAATTAAAAGATTCCTTTGGTCGATTTGTCAATCAAGACATCGCCGAATTAGCTGCCAAAGGTAAACTTTCTCTAGGTGGACAAAGAAAGTATTGTACCATATTTTTCTCAGACATTAGAAGTTTTACAGCGATTTCAGAAAAGTTACAACCAGAAGAGGTTGTTGAATTTTTAAACCAATACATGACTGAGATGGTCAAATGTGTGCAAGAAACAGGTGGGACCGTAGATAAATTCATTGGTGATGCCATTATGGCAACTTGGGGGGCACTACGTGATTCCAAACAACATGCGAAGTCTTCCATCGAAGCGGCTCTGCGTATGCGCGACAAACTCATTGAATTTAACAAAGGAAGAGGAACTATTAAAAAACCGATTATCAAAATTGGTTGCGGAATTAACACTGGCTATGTGATTGCTGGACAAATTGGAAGTTCCGATAAAATGGAATACACTGTCATTGGCGATTCAGTCAATCTTGCGTCTAGAGTCGAATCGCTAAACAAAGAAACCCACACAGACATTCTCATCACCGAGACTACTTACCAAGAAATCAAATCAGACTACCATGTTTTGAGTATGGGCGAAATTGAATTAAAAGGAAAATCCAAGGCCCAGAAAGTTTATGCAGTTCTTGGAAGAAAAACAGATCCACATTATCCTAAAAACCTGAGCGAACTACAAAAGTTAGTGGGAATCACTGTAGTTAAAAAGGGGAAAAAATGA
- a CDS encoding DUF2225 domain-containing protein: protein MSLAAAQSKKVSFRAKESTVCPICDENHQKEQMFQGGGRLIAGKLAQDLRRLYEKNRKFGRVSPLDYVMSVCPRCLYSSFPKDWSALNPADNEAIRMATDSRRSYIEKILGPLDFTSDRQIVLGAASYLLGMDCYQLRGASVAPTPKKAVCAIRAAWYFSDLHEEFPHIGYDKIRDLLYQKAAVIYGLTLELMQNGNEPVDQAAGMLGPDTDNNWGFDGVIYLNAFLTKKFKDQMAPKPEDQVLLLSRAKRTLARLYGSGKASKGKPGPIVEMTRELYDEYNVILEAMGGEK from the coding sequence ATGTCCCTAGCTGCCGCCCAGTCAAAAAAAGTATCTTTTCGTGCCAAAGAGTCCACAGTCTGCCCGATTTGTGATGAAAATCACCAAAAGGAACAAATGTTCCAGGGAGGTGGACGACTCATCGCTGGGAAGTTAGCTCAGGATTTAAGACGATTATACGAAAAAAATCGAAAATTCGGTCGCGTGAGTCCTCTAGATTATGTCATGTCGGTTTGCCCTCGGTGTCTTTACTCTTCTTTTCCTAAAGACTGGAGTGCATTAAACCCTGCTGACAACGAAGCCATCCGGATGGCCACAGATTCTCGTAGAAGTTATATTGAAAAAATTCTAGGACCTCTCGATTTTACCTCTGACCGCCAAATTGTGTTAGGTGCTGCATCTTATTTACTCGGGATGGACTGTTACCAACTCCGTGGCGCAAGTGTCGCCCCTACTCCTAAAAAAGCTGTTTGTGCGATTCGTGCAGCTTGGTATTTTTCCGATCTACATGAAGAGTTTCCTCATATCGGCTATGATAAAATCAGAGACTTACTCTATCAAAAAGCAGCCGTTATCTATGGTTTAACACTCGAACTGATGCAGAATGGAAATGAACCCGTCGACCAAGCTGCGGGAATGCTGGGACCCGATACAGATAACAACTGGGGATTTGATGGGGTTATCTATTTGAATGCATTTTTAACTAAAAAATTTAAAGACCAAATGGCTCCCAAACCAGAAGACCAAGTTTTACTTTTATCTCGCGCGAAACGAACACTCGCAAGACTTTACGGTTCAGGAAAAGCTTCCAAAGGAAAACCAGGCCCTATTGTGGAGATGACTCGCGAGTTGTATGACGAATACAATGTGATCCTTGAGGCGATGGGAGGCGAGAAGTAA
- a CDS encoding lysophospholipid acyltransferase family protein, translating into MKVYLRITLLVFGKASPYLIRGLYRSLTGNKEARIKEFLEGTKIWAEDVLNITKTKLIVFNEINVPEKGHMIFLNHVNEMDFPYDCYVIRKPFLANQVIKKAWFAYWWMVAMGSQVFDNSKAMSVAVSVKNLIEGLKTTSYIVYPEGKNTYSEEILPLKKGMVKIAFDQKIPVFVALKSGVTTYQNYQKGNVVGYLGLGSHDPTDFSSWEEFQTYLYNLMQSKKQELDVMTDAERIKLSSI; encoded by the coding sequence ATGAAGGTTTACTTAAGAATCACCCTTCTTGTTTTTGGAAAAGCAAGTCCCTATTTGATCAGAGGGTTGTATCGTTCACTTACAGGTAACAAAGAAGCTCGTATCAAAGAGTTTTTAGAAGGAACCAAAATTTGGGCGGAAGATGTTCTAAATATTACGAAAACTAAACTCATTGTATTTAATGAAATCAATGTTCCCGAAAAAGGACATATGATATTTCTAAATCATGTAAACGAAATGGATTTCCCTTATGATTGTTATGTGATCAGAAAACCATTTTTGGCAAATCAAGTAATCAAAAAAGCATGGTTTGCTTATTGGTGGATGGTGGCAATGGGTTCGCAAGTATTTGATAATTCTAAAGCCATGTCTGTTGCTGTTTCTGTAAAAAACCTAATCGAAGGTTTGAAGACCACTTCGTACATTGTGTATCCAGAAGGAAAAAATACTTATTCGGAAGAAATCCTTCCGCTAAAGAAAGGGATGGTGAAAATTGCTTTCGACCAAAAAATTCCAGTTTTCGTGGCGCTGAAATCGGGAGTTACAACGTACCAAAACTATCAAAAGGGAAACGTAGTTGGGTATCTGGGTTTGGGTTCTCATGATCCAACAGATTTTTCTTCTTGGGAAGAATTCCAAACATATTTATATAACTTAATGCAGTCCAAAAAACAAGAGTTAGATGTTATGACGGATGCAGAAAGGATCAAACTTTCTTCCATTTAG
- the truA gene encoding tRNA pseudouridine(38-40) synthase TruA gives MPNYALLVEYDGNHFYGWQKQKDIPTVQSSIESALSIILNKNPASPLSVAGRTDTGVHALGMVCNFKTEFPIPNFHKFLVSVNALTKKGVSVKNIVEVPKEFHSRFSCTGREYIYKIYYSKYESSFVEGRAFWEKHPVDWDFVEDQLKTLIGEKDFRSLTKAKSMAGKRAIRNIFDIRLERLTQDWIQIRIRANGFMHNMVRITVGTLLDIGKGRWKSRSIGSILEEKNRSIAGITLPPDGLYFVRAYYEDYPEIHELYKITLP, from the coding sequence TTGCCCAACTATGCACTTCTCGTCGAATATGACGGTAATCATTTCTACGGTTGGCAGAAACAAAAAGACATTCCCACAGTCCAGTCCTCCATTGAATCTGCACTTTCCATTATTCTAAACAAAAACCCCGCATCACCTTTGTCAGTTGCCGGAAGAACCGATACCGGCGTTCATGCTTTGGGTATGGTATGTAATTTCAAAACAGAATTTCCCATTCCCAATTTTCACAAATTCCTCGTGTCTGTGAATGCCCTCACCAAAAAAGGAGTTTCCGTCAAAAACATTGTCGAAGTTCCCAAAGAGTTTCATTCTAGATTTAGTTGTACGGGAAGAGAATATATCTACAAAATCTATTATAGCAAATACGAAAGTAGTTTTGTGGAAGGGAGAGCTTTTTGGGAGAAACATCCTGTAGATTGGGATTTTGTTGAAGACCAATTAAAGACTCTCATTGGCGAGAAGGACTTTCGCTCTCTTACCAAAGCAAAATCAATGGCGGGAAAACGTGCGATCCGAAATATCTTTGACATTCGTTTGGAACGATTGACACAAGATTGGATCCAAATCCGAATTCGTGCGAATGGATTTATGCACAATATGGTTCGTATTACGGTCGGAACTTTACTGGACATTGGGAAGGGACGTTGGAAATCTAGATCCATCGGCTCCATTTTGGAAGAGAAGAACCGTTCGATTGCAGGGATCACTCTCCCGCCGGATGGACTCTATTTTGTCCGCGCATATTACGAAGATTATCCGGAAATTCATGAATTGTATAAAATCACTCTTCCTTAG
- a CDS encoding DUF1574 domain-containing protein, translated as MDLIRNRYLFVPFLVVFLTFCLDKLLLLENVHTYFSKSLSDINYIQKHQLYEDLKVYLSNKDRDKVLVYFGNSRALLFDNEYIHKKYPGWVMFNFSVPGGKPDYVLQWMEQFHKDNVKPEFFLFDHSVEMYNSTATLKVDETLTNGLNVSFVMKHFSLFSTDDISTLIAKRMFRAYQYRPKLEVILSRAKNKESFLFPYRELRNSLMANLNRGKGSAMTPGTHQSVLPPELLKKSAIGDFHSYLVPFTFSDQVLNFTNQSLELAKQLGVPSAVIWVRLSLPYMDHIRNLKVSVGEGKVDTVYHDWYPRMIEYHKKNGVPFWNMNDDPNYACNNFSDAGHMSPACYNEYTDYIFKNLLQSFVKGAR; from the coding sequence GTGGATTTAATTCGTAATCGATATTTGTTTGTCCCTTTCCTAGTTGTCTTCCTTACTTTTTGTTTAGACAAACTATTACTTCTAGAGAATGTACATACGTATTTTTCAAAGTCACTTTCTGATATTAATTATATCCAAAAACATCAGTTATATGAAGACTTGAAGGTTTATTTGTCAAACAAAGACAGAGACAAAGTATTGGTTTATTTTGGAAATTCTCGAGCACTTTTATTTGATAATGAATACATTCATAAAAAATATCCTGGTTGGGTTATGTTTAATTTCTCCGTTCCTGGAGGAAAACCAGATTATGTATTACAATGGATGGAACAATTCCACAAAGACAATGTAAAACCTGAATTCTTTTTGTTTGATCATTCTGTAGAGATGTATAATTCTACTGCAACTTTGAAAGTAGATGAAACACTTACAAATGGACTCAATGTATCATTTGTGATGAAACATTTTTCATTATTTTCAACAGATGACATTTCGACACTTATCGCAAAACGAATGTTTCGTGCCTATCAATATCGGCCTAAGTTAGAAGTAATTCTTTCTAGAGCTAAAAATAAAGAATCTTTTTTATTTCCTTATCGCGAACTTCGTAATAGTTTGATGGCAAACTTAAATAGAGGTAAGGGTTCAGCTATGACCCCAGGAACTCACCAATCTGTGCTTCCTCCTGAATTATTAAAAAAATCTGCCATCGGAGACTTCCATTCATATTTAGTACCATTCACCTTTTCGGATCAGGTTTTAAATTTTACAAATCAATCTTTGGAATTAGCAAAACAACTGGGAGTACCTTCCGCAGTCATTTGGGTTCGACTTTCTTTGCCCTATATGGACCATATTCGAAATTTAAAAGTTTCTGTTGGGGAAGGAAAAGTGGATACGGTCTATCATGATTGGTATCCTAGAATGATAGAATACCATAAAAAAAATGGAGTCCCTTTTTGGAATATGAATGATGATCCAAACTACGCCTGTAACAATTTTAGTGATGCCGGTCACATGTCACCGGCGTGTTACAATGAATATACGGATTATATTTTTAAAAACCTACTTCAATCCTTTGTGAAAGGTGCACGATAG
- a CDS encoding MBOAT family protein, with protein sequence MLFNSIPFLIFFSVVYLLYWVIPKATRKYFLLMAGIAFYAYFSLTLTVHFLVVISINYLLYRKIKLSPSKFWIGLTVSLNLINLGFFKYIYFFSKVLADLTNYPFFKQVPDLIHIALPLAISFYTFQVIAAAVDTYRDSTKPVVKVEDYFLFVAFFPVLIAGPIMRMSDFFPNLDKLTPNKEKMYRASYLLMSGLVKKVLVADPMSITISPVFGSPAEYDSFSLFIAGICYSIQVYCDFSGLTDMARSVALYLGFETPENFKAPFFSTSGRELWKRWHITLSFWLRDYIYFPLGGSRKGELRTYLNLIIIMTLGGFWHGADYTFICWGFYWGVILAGERYLEDNLGWKLTPQKNKFLIVVKALIVFVLFSISGLMFRSNNATNMVDHFHGIFTNFSTSLELLFAGDTNEWLVSATSLFGNGSSFRFQHIENLERIFYTSFALLFFHHIQYVPEYWERVRKHDVWLVPILGVVTIFLLATLSQDGGEFIYYRF encoded by the coding sequence ATGTTGTTCAATTCAATCCCATTTTTAATCTTCTTTTCCGTAGTCTATTTGCTCTATTGGGTTATCCCGAAGGCGACTCGCAAATATTTCCTGCTGATGGCAGGAATTGCTTTTTATGCATACTTTTCTTTGACACTAACTGTCCACTTTCTTGTAGTCATTAGCATCAATTATCTTCTTTATCGGAAAATCAAATTAAGTCCCTCTAAGTTTTGGATTGGACTTACAGTTTCACTCAATCTTATCAATTTAGGATTTTTTAAATATATCTATTTTTTCAGTAAGGTTCTTGCTGATCTAACAAACTATCCGTTCTTTAAACAAGTTCCCGATCTCATTCATATCGCACTACCTCTTGCCATTAGTTTTTATACTTTTCAAGTTATTGCTGCCGCCGTTGATACTTACCGCGATTCAACAAAACCAGTTGTTAAAGTAGAGGATTACTTTTTGTTTGTGGCTTTTTTCCCTGTGCTCATCGCCGGACCCATCATGAGGATGTCCGACTTTTTTCCAAACTTAGACAAACTCACTCCAAACAAAGAAAAGATGTATCGGGCATCTTATTTACTTATGTCCGGACTCGTAAAAAAAGTACTCGTGGCAGATCCCATGTCTATTACCATCTCACCGGTGTTTGGTTCTCCTGCCGAGTATGATTCTTTCTCCTTATTTATTGCCGGGATTTGTTATTCTATCCAAGTCTATTGTGATTTTTCAGGACTGACTGATATGGCTCGTTCGGTTGCTCTGTATTTAGGATTTGAAACTCCAGAAAATTTCAAGGCACCTTTTTTCTCAACTTCAGGAAGAGAACTTTGGAAACGTTGGCACATTACCCTTTCGTTTTGGCTAAGGGATTATATTTACTTTCCACTCGGTGGTTCTCGCAAAGGAGAACTTCGGACTTATTTAAATCTTATCATCATCATGACACTCGGTGGATTTTGGCATGGCGCCGACTATACTTTTATTTGTTGGGGTTTTTACTGGGGAGTGATTTTGGCAGGAGAAAGGTATTTGGAAGACAACCTGGGTTGGAAGCTAACACCTCAAAAAAACAAATTTCTAATTGTTGTTAAAGCTTTGATTGTCTTTGTATTATTCTCTATTTCGGGACTCATGTTCCGATCCAATAATGCAACTAACATGGTAGATCATTTTCATGGTATTTTTACAAATTTTTCAACCAGCCTGGAACTTTTGTTTGCAGGTGATACCAATGAATGGCTGGTTTCTGCCACTTCCCTTTTCGGAAACGGTTCTTCTTTTCGATTCCAACACATTGAAAATTTAGAGCGTATTTTTTATACTTCGTTTGCCTTACTTTTTTTCCATCATATACAATATGTTCCCGAATATTGGGAACGAGTACGTAAACATGATGTATGGCTTGTTCCTATACTTGGTGTTGTCACTATTTTTCTCCTCGCTACTCTTTCGCAAGATGGCGGAGAATTTATTTATTATCGCTTTTAG
- a CDS encoding FecR domain-containing protein translates to MNLDKRDRLVLFTLLAVAILFSILFYWDINRKIGIGDREVVGTIFFKNNIVQRKFEDEVIWEKLENNSPLTNKDTIRSEAYSDALIRLKDGTEINIDENSMFNLDLTGEEPNLEFTQGSLEVKKNDSKANQLKITSSGSEINVDSGNVKIERSKERELSLFVEKGKTTVRQDGKSVAVEEGKKAEFKKTGIEIKKIPVVLISPSSQKLFYAEPEEVSINFRWKVESGYEDPILEISRSPNFQLTLINEKVEGTQDDFRLKEGTFYWRLKVKNKVGSGHEFSEINKFFVTKLESFQGESPEQGTVIPFVQTYPLVTLTWSKLSTANSYKLIVSNSSKLTNPIKQLDTTANQISYDDLKEGTYYWKVIAKSSFPDTKDRESHILSFTIKKQNTVPAPKWLRPSPGSEISSDEIKQNQAILIWDGNAELKSYQLKIFKDSKLGNLVFSDETASNFLVPNWNQLGKGTFYATITGKSKEGKETENSALLSFTVVDKKKKPEPEIEPNENKLESKSDPKLEMMSPNGTIVQMKGKSSLDFQWKVTGASIDRYDLVLYQHIGDKKIAIYKITTKESKHNLKDLGILDEGSFSWDLSVYKDSNLLLSRKGSFILALDQFKSLKPSDIEFISPKRLYKEKR, encoded by the coding sequence ATGAATTTAGATAAACGAGATCGTCTCGTCCTATTTACCCTTTTAGCCGTTGCAATATTATTCTCGATTTTGTTTTACTGGGATATAAATCGTAAAATTGGTATTGGAGATCGCGAAGTTGTAGGAACCATTTTCTTTAAAAACAATATTGTTCAAAGAAAATTTGAAGATGAGGTGATTTGGGAAAAACTTGAAAACAATAGTCCCCTCACCAATAAAGATACCATCCGATCAGAAGCCTATTCGGATGCACTCATTCGATTAAAAGATGGAACAGAAATAAATATTGATGAAAATTCAATGTTTAACTTAGATTTGACGGGTGAAGAACCAAACCTCGAATTTACACAGGGCTCTTTAGAAGTCAAAAAAAATGATTCCAAGGCCAATCAACTAAAGATCACAAGCTCTGGTAGTGAAATCAATGTAGATTCCGGAAATGTTAAAATTGAACGATCTAAAGAAAGAGAACTAAGCCTATTCGTTGAGAAAGGAAAAACGACTGTAAGACAAGATGGTAAGTCAGTTGCAGTAGAAGAAGGTAAAAAGGCTGAATTCAAAAAAACAGGAATCGAAATCAAAAAAATTCCTGTGGTACTAATTTCGCCATCTTCTCAGAAATTATTCTATGCGGAACCAGAAGAAGTATCCATAAACTTCCGCTGGAAAGTGGAATCCGGATACGAAGATCCAATTTTGGAAATCTCCAGATCACCTAACTTTCAATTAACGCTCATAAACGAAAAAGTCGAAGGGACACAAGATGACTTTAGATTAAAAGAAGGCACCTTCTATTGGAGATTAAAAGTTAAAAACAAAGTTGGTTCGGGGCATGAATTCAGTGAAATTAATAAATTTTTTGTAACTAAACTTGAGTCCTTCCAAGGAGAATCCCCTGAGCAAGGAACTGTGATTCCATTCGTTCAAACATATCCGCTTGTCACTCTCACTTGGTCAAAATTATCAACTGCTAACTCATATAAGCTGATAGTGTCAAATTCTTCGAAACTTACTAATCCGATAAAACAATTAGATACAACGGCGAACCAAATTTCTTACGATGATTTGAAGGAAGGCACTTACTATTGGAAGGTAATCGCGAAGTCTTCTTTTCCTGACACAAAGGACAGAGAAAGCCACATCCTTTCCTTTACTATAAAAAAACAAAATACAGTTCCGGCCCCGAAATGGTTACGGCCATCACCTGGATCAGAAATTTCTTCGGATGAAATCAAACAAAACCAAGCCATATTGATTTGGGACGGAAACGCAGAATTAAAATCCTATCAATTGAAAATTTTCAAAGATTCCAAACTGGGAAATCTAGTTTTCTCTGATGAAACAGCTTCCAACTTTCTCGTTCCGAATTGGAATCAATTGGGAAAAGGAACTTTCTATGCAACGATCACTGGAAAATCAAAAGAAGGTAAGGAAACCGAAAACTCTGCTTTGTTGAGTTTTACTGTAGTGGACAAAAAGAAAAAACCGGAGCCGGAAATTGAACCTAACGAAAATAAGTTAGAATCAAAGTCAGATCCCAAATTAGAAATGATGTCCCCGAATGGAACTATCGTTCAGATGAAGGGAAAATCGAGTTTGGACTTTCAATGGAAGGTAACAGGTGCATCTATCGACAGGTATGATTTAGTTTTATACCAACATATCGGTGATAAAAAAATCGCAATTTATAAAATCACTACAAAGGAATCTAAACACAACTTAAAAGATTTAGGAATCCTTGACGAGGGTTCCTTCTCTTGGGATCTCAGTGTATATAAAGATTCCAATCTATTATTATCCAGAAAGGGAAGTTTTATTCTGGCGTTGGACCAGTTTAAGTCTCTAAAACCTTCTGATATCGAGTTTATTTCACCAAAACGGTTGTATAAAGAAAAACGATGA